A section of the Pedobacter sp. HDW13 genome encodes:
- the rpoB gene encoding DNA-directed RNA polymerase subunit beta, whose amino-acid sequence MAKTVEQRVNFATSKHIIDYPDFLDVQLQSFREFFQIDTTSDDRSSEGLFKVFAENFPITDSRNIFVLEFLDYFVDPPRYDIHECIERGLTYNVPLKAKLKLSCNDVEHEDFETIIQDVYLGTIPYMTPKGTFVINGAERVIVSQLHRSPGVFFGQSRHTNGTKLYSARVIPFKGSWIEFATDVNNVMYAYIDRKKKFPVTTLLRAIGYDSDKDILELFDLADEVKVSKSGLKKYIGRKLAARVLKKWVEDFVDEDTGEVVSIDRNEVILERETVLEDEHIDMVIEAGVKTIILSKEDGASQADYTIIYNTLQKDTSNSEKEAVENIYRALRNAEPPDEETARGIIDRLFFSDKRYDLGDVGRYRINRKLKMNTPDDVKVLTKADIIAIVKYLIKLINSKEEVDDIDHLSNRRVRTVGEQLYAQFGVGLARMARTIRERMNIRDNEVFTPTDLINARTLSSVINSFFGTNQLSQFMDQTNPLAEITHKRRLSALGPGGLSRERAGFEVRDVHYTHYGRLCTIETPEGPNIGLISSLCVHAKINNLGFIETPYKRVEDGKVVVDSDVIYLSAEDEDGKTIAQANAEYDDKGVFSTPRVKARYEGDFPIIEPEKLDLMDVAPNQITSIAASLIPFLEHDDANRALMGSNMQRQAVPLLRPEAPIVGTGLEGRVARDSRTLINAEGDGVVEYVDANEITIKYERNEDDRLVSFEGDSKTYRLIKFKKTNQNTCINLKPIVKKGQKVSKGQVLCEGYATEDGELALGRNLKVAFMPWQGFNFEDAIVINERIVRDDVFTSLHIEEFELEVRDTKRGEEELTPDIPNVSEEATKDLDENGIIRIGAEVKEGDILIGKITPKGESDPSPEEKLLRAIFGDKAGDVKDASLKTPPSIQGVVIDTKLFSRAKKTTKAEEKSAIEKLDKGYNTVTEKLKNELVDKLFAIVNGKTSQGVFNIYKELLVAKGAKFTQKILAELDYNHISPNKWTTDDDKNELIKMLLHNYGIRVNEELGAYKRDKFAISVGDELPSGIVQMAKVYVAKKRKLKVGDKMAGRHGNKGIVARIVRDEDMPFLADGSPVDIVLNPLGVPSRMNLGQIYETVLAWAGKELGVKFATPIFDGATHDEVEEWIAKAGVPASGKTYLYNGLTGERFDQTTTVGIIYMLKLGHMVDDKMHARSIGPYSLITQQPLGGKAQFGGQRFGEMEVWALEAFGAANILQEILTVKSDDVIGRAKTYEAIVKGENLPTPGVPESFNVLVHELRGLGLDITLD is encoded by the coding sequence TTGGCAAAGACAGTCGAACAAAGAGTAAATTTTGCAACTAGTAAGCACATTATAGACTATCCGGATTTTCTGGATGTGCAATTGCAATCATTCAGAGAATTTTTCCAGATAGATACCACATCAGACGATCGCTCTAGCGAGGGTTTGTTCAAAGTGTTTGCTGAAAACTTTCCAATAACAGATTCGAGAAATATCTTCGTATTAGAATTTCTTGATTATTTTGTTGATCCGCCACGTTACGATATACATGAGTGTATTGAGCGTGGATTAACCTACAATGTTCCATTAAAAGCAAAGCTGAAGCTTTCTTGTAACGATGTTGAACATGAGGATTTTGAAACCATTATTCAGGATGTGTATTTAGGTACTATCCCGTATATGACACCAAAAGGTACGTTTGTTATCAACGGTGCAGAACGTGTTATCGTTTCGCAATTACACCGTTCTCCGGGTGTGTTCTTCGGCCAGAGCCGTCACACTAACGGAACCAAATTGTACTCAGCACGTGTTATCCCTTTCAAAGGTTCATGGATCGAGTTTGCTACAGACGTTAACAACGTAATGTATGCTTACATCGATCGTAAGAAAAAATTCCCGGTTACCACTTTATTGCGTGCTATCGGTTACGATTCTGATAAAGACATTTTAGAACTTTTTGATCTTGCTGACGAAGTAAAAGTTAGTAAATCAGGTTTAAAGAAATACATCGGTCGTAAACTGGCTGCAAGGGTATTGAAGAAATGGGTTGAAGATTTTGTTGATGAAGATACTGGTGAGGTAGTTTCTATCGACCGTAATGAAGTGATTCTTGAAAGAGAAACCGTTTTAGAAGACGAACACATTGATATGGTTATTGAAGCAGGTGTTAAAACTATTATCCTTTCTAAGGAAGATGGTGCGAGCCAGGCCGATTATACCATTATATATAATACATTACAAAAAGATACATCAAACTCAGAGAAAGAAGCTGTTGAAAACATCTACCGTGCTTTGCGTAACGCAGAACCACCTGATGAGGAAACTGCCCGTGGTATCATCGATCGTTTATTCTTCTCGGATAAACGTTATGACTTAGGTGATGTTGGTCGTTACCGCATCAACCGTAAGTTGAAAATGAATACCCCTGATGATGTAAAGGTATTAACGAAAGCAGATATTATCGCAATTGTTAAATACCTGATCAAATTGATCAACTCTAAAGAAGAGGTGGATGATATCGATCACTTATCAAACCGTCGTGTACGTACGGTAGGTGAGCAGTTGTACGCACAATTCGGTGTTGGTTTAGCCCGTATGGCCAGAACAATCCGTGAGCGTATGAACATCCGCGATAACGAGGTGTTTACACCAACTGATTTGATTAACGCCCGTACGTTATCATCAGTAATCAACTCTTTCTTTGGTACAAACCAGTTATCTCAGTTCATGGATCAAACCAATCCATTGGCAGAGATTACACACAAACGCCGTTTATCAGCTTTAGGTCCGGGTGGTTTATCCCGTGAGCGTGCTGGTTTCGAGGTACGTGACGTTCACTACACGCACTACGGTCGTTTATGTACAATTGAAACTCCAGAGGGACCGAACATTGGTTTGATTTCATCACTTTGTGTGCATGCAAAAATCAACAATTTAGGTTTCATTGAAACACCATACAAACGCGTTGAAGATGGTAAAGTAGTTGTAGATTCAGATGTTATCTATTTATCGGCAGAAGATGAGGATGGTAAAACCATTGCTCAGGCTAATGCTGAGTACGATGATAAAGGTGTGTTCTCTACTCCACGTGTTAAAGCACGTTACGAGGGTGACTTCCCGATTATCGAGCCTGAGAAATTAGACTTGATGGACGTTGCACCTAACCAGATTACTTCAATTGCTGCTTCGTTAATTCCGTTCTTAGAACATGATGATGCGAACAGGGCGTTGATGGGATCGAACATGCAACGTCAGGCCGTACCATTGTTACGTCCTGAAGCACCAATCGTTGGTACAGGTTTGGAAGGTCGCGTTGCCCGCGATTCAAGAACTTTGATCAATGCAGAAGGTGATGGTGTTGTAGAATATGTAGATGCAAACGAAATTACCATTAAATACGAGCGTAACGAAGATGATCGTTTAGTTTCATTTGAAGGTGATAGCAAAACATACCGTTTAATCAAATTCAAAAAAACCAACCAGAATACCTGTATCAACTTAAAACCAATTGTTAAGAAAGGTCAGAAAGTAAGTAAAGGTCAGGTTCTTTGTGAAGGTTATGCAACTGAAGATGGCGAATTGGCATTGGGTAGAAACCTGAAAGTGGCATTCATGCCTTGGCAAGGTTTCAACTTTGAGGATGCGATTGTAATCAACGAGCGTATTGTTCGCGATGACGTTTTCACTTCATTGCATATTGAAGAGTTTGAATTAGAAGTACGTGATACTAAACGTGGAGAAGAGGAATTAACACCAGATATCCCGAACGTTTCTGAAGAGGCTACAAAAGACCTTGATGAGAACGGTATTATCCGTATCGGTGCTGAAGTAAAAGAAGGTGATATTTTAATTGGTAAGATTACCCCTAAAGGTGAGTCTGATCCTTCACCAGAAGAGAAATTACTACGTGCAATCTTTGGTGATAAAGCAGGTGATGTTAAAGATGCGTCTTTAAAAACTCCTCCTTCAATCCAGGGTGTGGTAATTGATACTAAATTATTCAGCCGTGCTAAGAAAACTACAAAAGCTGAAGAGAAATCGGCAATTGAGAAATTAGATAAAGGCTATAACACAGTAACTGAGAAGTTAAAGAACGAATTAGTTGACAAATTATTCGCTATTGTAAACGGAAAAACATCACAAGGTGTATTTAACATTTACAAAGAATTATTAGTTGCTAAAGGCGCTAAATTTACTCAGAAAATTTTAGCAGAGCTTGATTATAACCACATTAGCCCTAACAAATGGACTACTGATGACGATAAAAACGAGCTAATTAAAATGTTGCTTCACAACTACGGTATCCGTGTTAACGAAGAGCTTGGTGCTTACAAACGCGATAAATTTGCAATTAGTGTAGGTGATGAGCTTCCATCGGGAATTGTACAAATGGCAAAAGTTTATGTTGCTAAAAAACGTAAGTTAAAAGTAGGTGATAAAATGGCTGGTCGCCACGGTAACAAAGGTATTGTTGCACGTATTGTACGTGATGAAGATATGCCTTTCTTAGCTGATGGTAGCCCGGTTGATATTGTGTTGAACCCACTGGGTGTACCTTCACGTATGAACCTTGGTCAGATCTATGAAACCGTATTGGCATGGGCCGGTAAAGAATTGGGTGTTAAATTTGCAACCCCGATTTTTGATGGTGCTACGCATGATGAGGTAGAGGAGTGGATTGCTAAAGCGGGTGTTCCTGCTTCAGGAAAAACCTACTTATACAATGGTTTAACAGGTGAGCGTTTCGATCAGACTACAACTGTAGGTATTATCTACATGTTGAAACTAGGTCACATGGTTGATGATAAGATGCACGCCCGTTCAATCGGACCATACTCGTTAATTACACAACAACCATTGGGTGGTAAAGCCCAGTTCGGTGGTCAGCGTTTTGGTGAGATGGAGGTTTGGGCATTAGAAGCATTCGGTGCTGCTAATATTCTTCAGGAGATCTTAACCGTTAAGTCGGATGATGTAATCGGAAGAGCCAAAACTTACGAAGCCATTGTTAAAGGTGAAAACCTACCAACTCCGGGTGTACCAGAATCGTTTAACGTATTGGTACACGAGTTACGTGGTTTAGGTTTAGATATTACATTAGATTAA
- the rplL gene encoding 50S ribosomal protein L7/L12, producing MADLKAFAEQLVNLTVKEVNELAQILKDEYGIEPAAAAVVAGPAAGGDAPAAAAEKTSFDVILKEAGGQKLAVVKLVKDLTGLGLKEAKDLVDGAPKELKAGVAKDEAEALKKQLEEAGAVVEIK from the coding sequence ATGGCAGATTTAAAAGCGTTTGCTGAGCAATTAGTAAACTTAACAGTAAAAGAAGTTAATGAATTAGCTCAAATCTTAAAAGATGAGTATGGTATTGAGCCTGCAGCTGCTGCTGTAGTTGCTGGTCCTGCTGCTGGTGGTGATGCACCTGCTGCTGCTGCAGAAAAAACATCTTTTGATGTAATCTTAAAAGAAGCTGGTGGTCAGAAATTAGCAGTTGTAAAACTTGTTAAAGACTTAACTGGTTTAGGTTTGAAAGAAGCTAAAGACTTAGTAGACGGAGCACCAAAAGAATTAAAAGCTGGTGTTGCTAAAGACGAAGCAGAAGCTCTTAAAAAACAATTAGAAGAAGCTGGAGCAGTAGTTGAGATTAAGTAA
- the rplJ gene encoding 50S ribosomal protein L10, with the protein MNREEKNEVVLELQGQMQEFGNFYIADTSSLSVEQINNIRRKCFEGDIVMKVAKNSLIRKAIEGLEGDASEIYEALKGSSSLLFSKTANAPAKLIKALRKTSDKPVLKAAFIDSSVYVGDDQLNNLVSLKSREELIGDIVGLLQSPAKNVLSALQSGGSKIAGIVKTLQEREG; encoded by the coding sequence ATGAACAGAGAAGAAAAAAACGAAGTAGTTTTAGAACTACAAGGACAAATGCAAGAGTTTGGCAATTTTTATATTGCTGATACTTCTAGCCTTTCTGTTGAGCAGATTAATAACATCCGTCGCAAATGTTTTGAAGGCGATATCGTAATGAAAGTTGCTAAAAATTCTTTAATCCGCAAAGCGATTGAAGGTTTAGAAGGCGACGCTTCTGAGATATACGAAGCATTAAAAGGTTCATCATCATTATTATTCTCAAAAACAGCAAACGCTCCGGCTAAGTTGATTAAAGCTTTGAGAAAAACATCTGATAAACCAGTGCTTAAAGCAGCATTTATAGATTCATCAGTATACGTTGGCGATGACCAATTGAATAACTTAGTAAGCTTGAAATCAAGAGAAGAGCTTATCGGAGATATCGTTGGATTATTACAATCACCAGCTAAAAATGTTCTATCTGCACTTCAATCAGGCGGTAGCAAAATTGCAGGAATTGTTAAAACTCTACAAGAAAGAGAAGGTTAA